In a genomic window of Brucella anthropi ATCC 49188:
- a CDS encoding metal ABC transporter permease, with protein sequence MTVLLEPFSYSYMLNAMWVSALVGGVCAFLSAYLMLKGWSLIGDALSHSIVPGVAGAYMLGLPFSIGAFFSGGLAAAAMLFLNQRTKLKEDAIIGLIFSSFFGLGLFMISLKPTAVSIQTIVLGNILAITPEDTLQLAIIGFVSLSLLLLKWKDLMVVFFDENHARSIGLKPNLLKIMFFTLLSASTVAAMQTVGAFLVICMVVTPGATAYLLTDRFSRLLWIAVAIGSVTSFSGAYVSYFLDGATGGIIVVLQTLVFLSVFLLAPKHGLLAARRKAAIALREFQQ encoded by the coding sequence ATGACCGTATTACTTGAGCCGTTCAGTTATAGCTACATGCTGAATGCGATGTGGGTTTCGGCGCTGGTGGGCGGGGTATGTGCCTTTCTTTCGGCTTATCTCATGCTGAAAGGCTGGTCGCTGATTGGCGACGCTCTATCCCATTCCATCGTCCCTGGCGTTGCGGGTGCTTATATGCTTGGCCTCCCCTTCTCCATCGGCGCATTTTTCTCTGGCGGTCTCGCCGCAGCAGCGATGCTCTTTCTCAACCAACGTACAAAGCTGAAGGAAGATGCTATCATCGGTCTGATCTTCTCGTCATTCTTCGGACTTGGCCTCTTCATGATCTCGTTGAAGCCGACGGCCGTCAGCATTCAGACCATCGTTCTCGGCAATATCCTCGCCATCACACCGGAAGATACTCTACAACTGGCAATCATCGGCTTCGTTTCCCTGTCGCTACTTCTTTTAAAGTGGAAAGATCTGATGGTAGTGTTCTTCGATGAAAACCATGCGCGTTCGATCGGTCTCAAGCCCAATCTGTTGAAGATCATGTTCTTCACATTGCTGTCGGCATCGACTGTCGCCGCGATGCAGACGGTTGGTGCCTTTCTCGTCATCTGTATGGTGGTAACGCCCGGTGCAACCGCATATCTACTGACAGACCGGTTTTCGCGACTGCTTTGGATTGCTGTTGCTATCGGCTCCGTCACAAGCTTCTCAGGAGCCTATGTAAGCTATTTTCTGGACGGTGCGACGGGAGGCATCATCGTGGTTCTCCAGACGCTTGTCTTCCTCAGTGTATTTCTGCTTGCTCCAAAGCATGGGCTGCTGGCCGCACGCCGCAAAGCGGCAATCGCTCTAAGGGAATTCCAGCAATGA
- a CDS encoding metal ABC transporter permease: MTILDMLASPFQFEFMRYALAISVLIAIPTALLSCFLVLKGWSLMGDAISHAVLPGVVVAYIIGIPFGIGAFVAGMACALATGYLTENSRIKQDTVMGIVFSGMFGLGLVLYVAIRSTVHLDHILFGDMLGITLSDLIETAIIAALTAGILVVKWRDFLLHAFDPAQARAVGLPVRLLHYGLLCLISLTIVGVLKAVGIILAIGMLIAPGAIAFLLTRKFSTMMLLAVTIAVTASFFGVYLAFFIDSAPAPTIVLLMTAMFLAAFIYSSRRNAKFEERAEEV; the protein is encoded by the coding sequence ATGACCATTCTGGATATGCTGGCCTCACCGTTTCAGTTCGAGTTCATGCGCTATGCACTGGCTATTTCCGTGCTCATCGCGATACCAACAGCATTGCTGTCGTGCTTTCTGGTCCTCAAGGGCTGGTCATTGATGGGTGACGCTATCAGCCACGCGGTTCTTCCGGGTGTCGTTGTCGCCTATATTATCGGAATACCCTTCGGTATCGGAGCCTTCGTAGCGGGCATGGCCTGCGCCCTTGCAACCGGCTACCTCACCGAAAACAGCCGCATCAAGCAGGATACGGTGATGGGCATCGTATTCTCCGGCATGTTCGGTCTTGGCCTGGTTCTTTATGTTGCGATCCGCTCGACAGTGCATCTCGATCATATCCTGTTCGGCGACATGCTCGGAATAACATTGTCCGACCTCATCGAAACGGCCATTATCGCCGCACTGACCGCTGGCATTCTTGTCGTCAAATGGCGCGACTTCCTGCTGCACGCTTTCGATCCGGCGCAAGCCAGAGCCGTCGGTTTACCGGTCCGCCTGCTGCATTACGGTTTGCTTTGCCTGATTTCGCTAACGATTGTCGGCGTTTTGAAGGCCGTAGGCATCATTCTGGCTATCGGCATGTTGATTGCGCCCGGTGCAATTGCGTTTCTGCTCACACGCAAATTCAGCACCATGATGCTGCTCGCCGTAACAATTGCGGTCACCGCATCCTTCTTCGGTGTCTATCTGGCTTTTTTCATCGACAGCGCGCCCGCTCCAACAATCGTTCTGCTAATGACCGCAATGTTTCTCGCCGCGTTCATCTACTCTTCCCGGAGAAATGCCAAGTTCGAAGAACGTGCAGAAGAAGTTTGA
- a CDS encoding ABC transporter ATP-binding protein translates to MPAFLEVADARVRYGNNEVLKGVNLSVKKGEFVALLGSSGCGKTTLLRAIAGFNMPSNGAIRVDGRDVTKLPPDKRGMALVFQSYALWPHMTVAQNMGYGLRIRGTTKETIKQKVDEVARLLGLEALLERKPAALSGGQRQRVALGRALAIQPDILLLDEPLSNLDARIRLSVRHEISALQRRLGITAVHVTHDREEAMVMADRIVILNNGEIAQAGAPEEVYNHPASDFVAAFMGAENLIEVPIQIKADRIEIAAGANNKASTISAGRRNLSDGMASARFRSEAACLTKPGVDRNSPTSELALNGTVEQTSYPGGLWRHMIRVGDRHIMVDAQESHQPGANVEIHIPEHALFLFDK, encoded by the coding sequence ATGCCAGCGTTTTTGGAGGTGGCGGACGCGCGCGTTCGTTATGGCAACAATGAAGTTCTCAAAGGCGTAAATCTATCCGTCAAGAAGGGTGAGTTCGTCGCGCTTCTCGGCTCGTCTGGGTGCGGCAAGACAACCCTGCTGCGTGCGATTGCAGGCTTCAACATGCCGTCCAACGGCGCGATCCGTGTAGACGGCAGAGACGTCACCAAATTGCCCCCAGATAAACGCGGAATGGCCCTTGTCTTCCAGTCTTACGCGCTCTGGCCGCATATGACTGTCGCGCAGAACATGGGTTATGGTCTGCGTATTCGTGGCACGACGAAGGAGACCATCAAGCAGAAGGTTGATGAAGTTGCTCGCCTGCTGGGGCTGGAAGCTTTGCTGGAGCGCAAACCTGCCGCCCTTTCCGGCGGACAACGCCAGCGCGTCGCCCTCGGGCGCGCCCTCGCCATTCAGCCTGACATCCTGCTTCTCGATGAGCCGCTCTCCAATCTCGATGCACGCATCAGACTATCGGTTCGCCATGAGATCAGCGCTTTGCAGCGCCGTCTCGGCATTACAGCTGTTCACGTAACGCATGACCGGGAAGAAGCCATGGTCATGGCCGACCGTATCGTCATTCTCAATAATGGCGAAATTGCACAGGCAGGCGCTCCAGAAGAAGTTTACAACCACCCCGCCTCGGATTTCGTCGCGGCATTTATGGGCGCTGAGAATCTGATCGAAGTACCAATCCAGATCAAAGCCGACCGTATCGAGATCGCGGCAGGCGCCAACAACAAGGCGAGCACGATTTCGGCAGGACGCCGAAATCTGTCCGATGGCATGGCATCGGCTCGTTTCCGCAGCGAAGCAGCCTGTCTCACCAAGCCGGGAGTTGATCGGAACTCCCCGACGTCCGAATTAGCCCTCAACGGCACGGTGGAGCAGACCAGCTATCCCGGTGGCCTCTGGAGACACATGATCCGCGTCGGGGATCGGCACATCATGGTCGACGCTCAGGAAAGCCATCAGCCCGGCGCCAATGTTGAAATCCACATACCTGAACACGCCCTGTTTCTGTTCGACAAATAG
- a CDS encoding ABC transporter substrate-binding protein: MRTILNAAMAIGLTVAPATADELTVITAGDQNMVDYINQYLGPLFEKENPGTTVRVVGTGPGDAGSQKVLERFEAQSKAGVEKWDTDVAVVHEKFVGPMVTAKFLENYRGKIDSGKLVTRDNAKMALGTDVDGYVMPMFNSQTALAYNPALVANPPKSYDELVAWAKENPKQFGYNGIKGGASGVSFVMGWIYAYGGDADKLMKGPFEEGEAKNWDKAFASLKDFTKNATLTPGNAGTLDMLSRGEIAMGPVWVDMFYSWKANGQLPPEMKLVLPAPGMPGQPMHYVIPEKSAHKELAEKFVALATSPKVQAEGIVKRFNWYPGIDADHVKAELDGDTWKKLFTDISPDELAKYGKPFPIAPYNTAILEAYERQVGN; the protein is encoded by the coding sequence ATGAGAACTATCCTGAACGCGGCAATGGCAATTGGTCTCACCGTTGCACCCGCCACCGCCGATGAGCTTACCGTCATCACGGCAGGTGACCAGAACATGGTTGACTATATCAATCAGTATCTCGGACCGTTGTTCGAGAAGGAAAATCCCGGAACGACCGTTCGCGTTGTGGGAACAGGTCCCGGCGATGCGGGTTCGCAGAAGGTTCTCGAGCGTTTCGAAGCCCAGTCCAAGGCTGGCGTGGAAAAATGGGACACCGACGTCGCCGTCGTCCACGAGAAATTCGTCGGACCGATGGTAACGGCGAAGTTCCTCGAAAATTATCGCGGCAAAATCGACAGCGGTAAGCTGGTGACGCGCGATAATGCGAAAATGGCGCTCGGTACGGATGTCGACGGCTACGTCATGCCGATGTTCAACAGCCAGACCGCACTTGCCTACAATCCTGCACTCGTTGCCAATCCGCCAAAGAGTTATGACGAGCTCGTCGCATGGGCCAAGGAAAACCCAAAGCAATTCGGCTATAACGGCATCAAGGGTGGCGCATCGGGCGTGAGCTTTGTTATGGGCTGGATCTATGCTTATGGTGGCGACGCAGACAAGCTGATGAAGGGTCCATTCGAAGAGGGCGAAGCGAAGAACTGGGACAAGGCGTTTGCCTCGCTAAAGGACTTTACAAAGAACGCCACCCTCACCCCAGGCAATGCAGGCACGCTCGACATGTTGAGCCGTGGCGAAATCGCGATGGGACCAGTATGGGTGGACATGTTCTATTCGTGGAAGGCGAATGGACAGCTTCCGCCGGAAATGAAACTTGTCCTACCAGCTCCCGGCATGCCCGGTCAGCCGATGCATTATGTGATCCCGGAAAAAAGCGCGCATAAGGAACTGGCCGAAAAATTTGTCGCATTGGCGACGAGCCCGAAAGTGCAGGCCGAAGGTATCGTGAAGCGCTTCAACTGGTATCCGGGCATCGATGCCGACCATGTCAAGGCAGAGCTGGACGGCGACACCTGGAAAAAGCTCTTCACCGACATTTCGCCGGACGAGCTTGCTAAATACGGCAAGCCTTTCCCGATCGCACCTTATAACACTGCGATTCTGGAAGCTTATGAGCGTCAGGTCGGCAATTAA
- a CDS encoding ABC transporter permease: MSHRLTGILLVAPALAIVLLLFIVPLFGAITGAFNVSGEWGTGNFTKAFELYSSDIIFTFVIVTLSSLLIALFSIAIGGYLTLGSNPRAVTVLRWLYRWPLFIPFIVVGQILRTFLAKNGLMNSLLIETGLLTPLQAMSFLDWRGIVIAFVWKQTPFVTLLLAGAMASIDRSTIESARNLGAGRLRILIEIVLPQVRQTLLVGLILSFVTMMSVLSVPLMINAQSPTMITANMAFRINAYGDYGVANALGTISLLMTSLVAWVYLRQTMKEHGQ; this comes from the coding sequence ATGTCGCATCGACTGACAGGTATTCTTCTTGTCGCGCCCGCACTGGCGATCGTCCTATTACTGTTCATCGTACCGCTTTTCGGAGCGATCACCGGAGCTTTCAATGTTTCCGGGGAATGGGGAACCGGCAATTTCACCAAAGCATTCGAACTTTATTCCAGCGACATCATCTTCACCTTTGTCATCGTTACACTGTCGTCCCTGCTGATTGCGTTATTCTCTATCGCCATCGGCGGTTACCTGACGCTCGGCTCCAACCCGCGCGCTGTCACTGTCCTGCGCTGGCTCTATCGCTGGCCGCTTTTCATCCCCTTCATCGTGGTTGGTCAGATACTTCGCACCTTCCTAGCCAAAAACGGGTTGATGAACAGCCTGCTCATTGAAACTGGGCTCCTAACCCCACTGCAGGCAATGAGCTTTCTCGACTGGCGTGGCATCGTCATTGCATTCGTCTGGAAACAGACGCCATTCGTCACCTTGCTACTGGCAGGTGCCATGGCATCCATCGATCGCAGCACGATTGAATCCGCTCGCAATCTTGGTGCCGGGCGGCTGCGCATTCTCATTGAGATTGTTCTGCCGCAAGTCCGCCAAACGCTGCTCGTGGGGTTGATACTGAGCTTTGTCACCATGATGTCCGTCTTGTCCGTTCCTTTGATGATCAACGCCCAATCACCAACGATGATCACGGCAAACATGGCATTCCGTATCAATGCTTATGGGGATTACGGCGTCGCAAATGCATTGGGTACGATCTCGCTCCTCATGACCAGCCTCGTCGCCTGGGTTTACCTGCGCCAGACCATGAAGGAACACGGCCAATGA